A DNA window from Triticum urartu cultivar G1812 unplaced genomic scaffold, Tu2.1 TuUngrouped_contig_5241, whole genome shotgun sequence contains the following coding sequences:
- the LOC125528963 gene encoding COMPASS-like H3K4 histone methylase component WDR5B codes for VIASLRGHTQGVSDLSWSTDSNYLCSASDDRTLRIWDIRSILPGPKPADPNADRCIRVLKGHTNFVFSANFNPQTSSQVASGGFDCTVRIWDVSSGRCIRAIDAHSEPVTSVHFIRDGSIIVSGSHDGSCKIWDAGTGSCLKTVIDDKKPAVSCSMFSPNGKFILVATLDDSLKLCNYATGKFLKVYSGHVNRVYCIQSAFSVTNGKYIVSGSEDKCVYIWDLQGKNILQKMEGHTDAVISVSCHPTENKIASGSLDNDKTVRLWVQDG; via the exons GTCATCGCCAGCCTGCGCGGCCACACGCAGGGCGTCTCCGACCTGTCCTGGAGCACGGACTCGAATTACCTCTGCTCCGCGTCCGACGACCGCACCCTCCGCATCTGGGACATCCGCTCCATCCTCCCCGGCCCCAAGCCCGCCGACCCCAACGCCGATCGCTGCATCCGCGTGCTCAAGGGCCACACCAACTTCGTCTTCAGTGCCAACTTCAATCCGCAGACCAGCTCCCAGGTCGCCTCGGGGGGATTCGACTGCACCGTGCGCATCTGGGACGTCAGCAGCGGCCGCTGCATCCGCGCCATCGACGCGCACTCTGAGCCCGTCACCTCCGTCCACTTCATCCGGGACGGGTCGATCATTGTGTCGGGGAGCCATGATGGGAGCTGCAAGATTTGGGATGCGGGAACTGGCTCTTGTCTCAAGACAGTCATTGACGACAAGAAGCCAGCGGTTTCCTGCTCAATGTTCTCACCAAATGGCAAGTTCATCCTCGTCGCTACGCTCGATGACTCACTG AAACTATGCAACTATGCTACTGGCAAGTTCTTGAAGGTATATAGTGGGCATGTGAACAGAGTATACTGCATCCAGTCTGCGTTTTCTGTCACGAACGGGAAGTACATTGTTAGTGGGTCGGAAGATAAATGCGTATACATATGGGACCTCCAAGGGAAAAACATTCTTCAGAAAATGGAAGGCCATACCGACGCTGTCATCTCGGTGTCATGTCATCCAACAGAGAACAAAATTGCTTCTGGCAGCCTTGATAATGA